In a genomic window of Thunnus thynnus chromosome 16, fThuThy2.1, whole genome shotgun sequence:
- the LOC137199872 gene encoding ovarian cancer G-protein coupled receptor 1, producing the protein MIFIMSEEGINCTIGHEIHQYLFSCVYILVLLIGVPSNLYSLYHAALQLKQKNELGVYLMNLTVSDLLYLASLPLWLQYIFQDDNWSHREWLCQLCGFLLYENIYISIGFLCCISLDRYLAVVHPLRFTSLRSMNAAWLVSGIIWLKEIAVGVVFFRHKVLSKDGKNQSVCFEHYPMQEWEYPINIYRFTIGFMFPLAILSISYLCVLRAVGRSAGTQPDQKMRIRQLVSSTILIFLVCFSPYHIFLLVRTIMERNCDFIAGIFNYYHLSLLLTTLNCVADPALYCFVSESARRGLHRAIIRPVVRILCCCCRRGNVRPAIPATDSHEVATDENNGHPTVTLLTHTSTLNTLKTDATSKNSILTTQTDEKAIISLTVQNNRHSDKCADSDGKPSFVIGMEEMSLKTEKIEETEEHQLK; encoded by the exons ATGATTTTCATCATGTCTGAAGAGGGCATTAACTGCACCATCGGCCATGAAATCCACCAGTACCTCTTCTCCTGTGTGTATATCCTCGTACTGTtg ATTGGTGTTCCCTCCAACCTGTACTCTCTGTACCACGCTGCACTGCAGCTGAAGCAAAAGAATGAGCTGGGAGTATACTTAATGAACCTCACTGTGTCTGATCTGTTATACCTGGCATCATTACCGCTGTGGCTCCAGTACATCTTTCAG GATGATAATTGGAGTCATAGGGAATGGTTGTGTCAGCTGTGTGGCTTCCTTCTCTATGAGAACATCTACATCAGCATTGGCTTCCTGTGCTGTATCAGTCTGGATCGCTACCTGGCTGTAGTCCATCCTTTAAG GTTCACCTCTCTGCGCTCTATGAATGCAGCGTGGCTCGTAAGTGGCATCATCTGGCTAAAGGAGATAGCTGTCGGTGTGGTTTTCTTCCGCCATAAAGTACTGAGCAAAGATGGCAAGAACCAATCAGTGTGCTTTGAGCACTACCCCATGCAGGAGTGGGAGTATCCAATCAACATCTACCGCTTCACTATTGGCTTCATGTTCCCACTGGCCATTCTATCG ATCAGCTACCTGTGCGTCCTTCGTGCTGTGGGTCGGAGTGCAGGGACCCAGCCGGATCAGAAGATGAGGATCAGGCAGTTAGTCAGCAGTACCATCCTCATCTTCCTCGTCTGCTTCTCCCCATACCACATCTTCCTGTTGGTTCGCACCATCATGGAGCGAAACTGCGACTTCATCGCAG GAATATTTAACTACTACCACCTGTCGTTGTTGCTGACCACTCTGAACTGCGTGGCCGACCCTGCTCTCTACTGCTTCGTCAGCGAAAGCGCTCGCCGTGGCCTGCACAGGGCCATAATCCGACCCGTTGTCAGGATACTTTGTTGTTGCTGTCGCCGTGGCAATGTGAGACCCGCCATCCCCGCTACGGATTCCCATGAAGTCGCCACTGACGAGAACAACGGCCACCCGACGGTGACACTgctcacacacaccagcacactCAACACTCTAAAAACAGATGCCACCAGCAAAAATAGTATTTTAACCACACAGACTGATGAAAAAGCCATCATATCTTTAACTGTGCAAAATAACAGACACTCCGATAAATGTGCAGACAGTGATGGAAAGCCCAGCTTTGTGATTGGAATGGAAGAGATGAGCCTAAAGACAGAGAAGATTGAAGAGACTGAGGAGCACCAGTTAAAATGA